AACAGCTTTTAAAATATTGGAAATTATAGAAAGAAGAAGATTTGGAAGATCAGAAAATAGATTTGAAGATTATGAATATGATTTGTTGTTTCAAGCAGATCTTTTAATAATAGATGATTTAGGTACTGAGTTATCCAATGCATTTACAAATGCAGAAATATTTAACATAGTAAACACTAGATTGATAGATGGTACTAAAACTATTATATCCACAAATTTGACACCAGATGAAATATCTAACATATATACAGATAGGGTATTTTCTAGAATACTGGAAAAATTTATACCACTAAAATTTTTTGGCCCAGATTTAAGGTATTATAAATGGGAGGAAAAATAGTATTAAAGAAGGATGGGCATATGCATATGGCTTATCCTTCTTATTTTATTGTGAAAGTTTTATTTTTTATATTAATTTTTATGCTAAAATTAATATAAAAGAGTGTAAAAAACTGAAAGGAGAATATAGTATGGATGCATGGGAAAGAAGAGAAAAAATATTAGAGGTTTTAAACAATTCAAATAAACCGATAAAGGGGACTCAATTATCTGAAAAATTTGGGGTTAGTAGACAGGTAATAGTTCAAGATATAGCATTATTAAGAGCAAGGGGAGAAAATATATTAGCAACTCCTCAAGGATATATGGTGCCTAAATTATATGAAGAGGATAAGTTGGTAAAAAAAATAGTATGTAAGCACAAAGGTTATGATGAAATAGAAGATGAACTTAAAACTATAGTAGACATGGGAGGAAAGGCACTAGATGTCATAGTAGATCATCCTGTATATGGCGAAATAAAAAGTCCCCTTGAAATTGGTTCTAGAATGGATTTAAAAGAATTTATTAATAACCTCATAGAGACAAATGCAGAACCATTATCATCTCTTACAGAAGGTATACATATTCATACCATAGAAGTAAAAGATGAAAAAAGTTTTGAGAAAATTAAAAAATTATTAAGAGAAAAAGGGTACTTGATAGATGGAGAATAAAATGATATATTTGTATTAACAGGTGACAATACACATGTTAATACATTGATAAGAGGTGGTTTTATGGGAAGCAATAATTCAAGTAAAGAAAATAGTATTAAAGATTATTTAGTAAAAATATTTAATGGTATGGCATTGGGACTTTTTTCATCTTTATTGATAGGATTAATAATCAAGCAGTTAGGAAGTTTATTAAAAATTCCCCTTGTGGTAGAGTTTGGAACAATAGCTCAAATGTTAATGGGACCAGCTATTGGCGCTGGTGTGGCATATAGTGTAGGCGCTCCTCCATTAGGGGTGTTTGCATCGGTAGCAGCAGGAGCAATAGGTGCTGGAACCATATATATAGAAAAAGGTATTACTATGATACAAGTAGGAGAACCTGTAGGAGCTTTTATAGCAGCCTTATTAGGAGCTGAATTTTCTAAAATAATAAAAGGGAAAACTGATGTAGATATAGTATTAGTTCCATTAGGTACAATTTTAGTAGGAGGTTTGGTTGGGCACTATATAGGACCTTATATATCTTCTTTTATGAATTTAATTGGTAATATTATAAATTTAGCTACTGAACTTAAACCTATTCCTATGGGAATTATAGTATCTGTATTAATGGGCATAATATTAACTCTACCTATTAGTTCTGCAGCTTTAGCTATATCTTTAGGTCTTAGTGGTTTAGCTGCTGGAGCTAGTACTGTAGGTTGTGCCTCTCAGATGATTGGATTTGCGATATCTTCCTATAAAGAAAATGGTTTTGGAGGATTTATTGCTCAAGGAATAGGTACTTCTATGCTTCAGATACCCAATATAATAAAAAATCCTAGGATATGGATTCCACCTATAATCACATCTGCTATTTTAGGACCTATATCTACTACTGTATTTAAAATGGAAAGCAACATGATGGGTGCAGGAATGGGGACTAGTGGATTAGTAGGACAATTTGCAGTTATAGATGTGATGGGTGCCTCCTCTAAAGTGCTTATAAGTATATTACTATTACATTTTATATTGCCTGGAATTATAACGTATATAATTTCTGAATGGATGAGAAAAAAGGGATATATAAAAGCTGGAGATATGAAATTATAAAAAATAATATATTTGATATATTTTTTAAAATATGGTATACTATAAAACAAAATTTAATATATGGCTATGAAGGGAAATAGTAAATAATTAAGTCCTTTATAGAGAGTCAATGGTTGGTGAAAATTGGCAAGGCTTGTTATTGAATCCAGCCCAGAGCTATTATTGATACAAGAGAACCGAAAGGTTAAATAGGGTGGCAACGCGGGATAGACTCTCGTCCCTAATTTTTTAGGGATTGAGAGTTTTTTTATATAAAAAACATAGGAATAGGAGGAAAAAATATGCTTGATATTAGACGTATAAGAAAAGATCCAGAAGGAGTAAAAAAAGCATTAGAAAAAAGGCATGGGGATTATCCAATAGACAAAGTACTGGAACTAGATAAAAAAAGAAGAAATATACTTACAAAAGTAGAAGAAATGAAAGCTAAGCAAAATTCTGTTTCTAAAGATATTCCCAAATTGAAGAAAGAAGGTAAAGATGTATCATCACTAATAGCTGAAATGAAAAATTTATCCAATGAGATAAAACAACTAGATGATAAGGTTAAAGAAGTTGATGAAGAGCTATTAAATTTACTACTTTATATTCCTAATATTCCTCATGAATCGGTAGTAGAAGGAGAATCTGATGAAGATAATGTGGAGATAAGAAAATGGGGGGAACCTAGGAATTTTGATTTTGAGCCAAAGGCGCATTGGGATTTGGGAACAGAGTTGGATATATTGGATTTTGAAAGAGCTTCTAAATTAACAGGGACTAGGTTTTCTGTATTTAAAGATTTAGGAGCAAAATTAGAGAGAGCATTGATAAACTTTATGTTAGATCTTCACACTGCAGAGCATGGATATATCGAAATGGGGACACCTTTTATGGTAAATAGGGATAGTATGATAGGTACTGGTCAATTACCTAAATTTAAATATGATATGTTTCATATCCCTAGCAAGGATTATTTTTTAGTACCTACAGCAGAAGTTCCTCTTACCAATTTGCATAGAAATGAAATATTAGATGAAGATATGTTACCTATATACTATACAGCATATACTCCCTGTTTTAGGCAAGAAGCAGGTTCAGCTGGCAGAGATACTAGAGGATTAATAAGAAATCATCAGTTTGATAAAGTGGAATTGGTTAAATTTGCATTACCTGAAAACTCCTATGATGAATTGGAAAGGCTCACAAATAATGCGGAAGAAATACTTAAACGATTAGAACTTCCATATAGGGTGGTAATGTTAAGCACTGGAGATTTAGGATTTTCAGCAGCTAAAACCTATGATTTGGAAGTGTGGATGCCAAGTTATGGAAGATATGTAGAAATATCCTCCTGTAGTAATTTTGAAGATTATCAAGCTAGAAGAGCTAATATTAGATTTAGAAGAAAAGATACTAAAAAAGTAGAGTTTGTTCATACTCTAAATGGTTCAGGATTAGCAGTAGGTAGAGCATTAGCAGCTATAATAGAAAATTATCAACAAGAAGATGGTAGCATAATAATACCAGAAGTGTTGAGACCTTATTTAAAAGGAGTAAAAGAG
This portion of the Keratinibaculum paraultunense genome encodes:
- the serS gene encoding serine--tRNA ligase; protein product: MLDIRRIRKDPEGVKKALEKRHGDYPIDKVLELDKKRRNILTKVEEMKAKQNSVSKDIPKLKKEGKDVSSLIAEMKNLSNEIKQLDDKVKEVDEELLNLLLYIPNIPHESVVEGESDEDNVEIRKWGEPRNFDFEPKAHWDLGTELDILDFERASKLTGTRFSVFKDLGAKLERALINFMLDLHTAEHGYIEMGTPFMVNRDSMIGTGQLPKFKYDMFHIPSKDYFLVPTAEVPLTNLHRNEILDEDMLPIYYTAYTPCFRQEAGSAGRDTRGLIRNHQFDKVELVKFALPENSYDELERLTNNAEEILKRLELPYRVVMLSTGDLGFSAAKTYDLEVWMPSYGRYVEISSCSNFEDYQARRANIRFRRKDTKKVEFVHTLNGSGLAVGRALAAIIENYQQEDGSIIIPEVLRPYLKGVKEIRK
- a CDS encoding PTS transporter subunit IIC, producing MGSNNSSKENSIKDYLVKIFNGMALGLFSSLLIGLIIKQLGSLLKIPLVVEFGTIAQMLMGPAIGAGVAYSVGAPPLGVFASVAAGAIGAGTIYIEKGITMIQVGEPVGAFIAALLGAEFSKIIKGKTDVDIVLVPLGTILVGGLVGHYIGPYISSFMNLIGNIINLATELKPIPMGIIVSVLMGIILTLPISSAALAISLGLSGLAAGASTVGCASQMIGFAISSYKENGFGGFIAQGIGTSMLQIPNIIKNPRIWIPPIITSAILGPISTTVFKMESNMMGAGMGTSGLVGQFAVIDVMGASSKVLISILLLHFILPGIITYIISEWMRKKGYIKAGDMKL
- a CDS encoding transcription repressor NadR codes for the protein MDAWERREKILEVLNNSNKPIKGTQLSEKFGVSRQVIVQDIALLRARGENILATPQGYMVPKLYEEDKLVKKIVCKHKGYDEIEDELKTIVDMGGKALDVIVDHPVYGEIKSPLEIGSRMDLKEFINNLIETNAEPLSSLTEGIHIHTIEVKDEKSFEKIKKLLREKGYLIDGE